The Arthrobacter sp. NicSoilC5 genome has a window encoding:
- a CDS encoding PrpF domain-containing protein: MGLKGHWYRGGTSKCWLFDARDVALHAPTREEIPALLSAAFGAADARQLDGVGGGTSTTSKAAVIWATPGAEADLDYLFAQVGIGDPTVELGSNCGNCATAIALFAVQTGIVPARDGMTKVRMRHVTSGAVLSGAVPTPGGHIPKSGLARVPGSSAAGVPVSLSFHGPWGQNTGALLPTGNTVDQLQVNGRTLAATMVDAGAPAVLLAADQAGVDLSSMTDNLTAQLPDLIAARASAGLIMGLRKPEDPPQNAVPKVGVVAPAGDYIAADGTTITAGSHDVRVRMLSMLAPHPAIGLTSAVAVALASSLQSSVVATAAGQSPSTGTGTPRLLRIGTPAGVITAEIITDDTGAVSEVALHRAARHIATADIDVAPAAELSA; this comes from the coding sequence GTGGGACTCAAAGGACATTGGTACCGGGGCGGCACCAGCAAGTGCTGGCTCTTCGATGCCAGGGACGTGGCCCTCCACGCCCCCACCCGCGAGGAAATCCCCGCACTGCTGTCAGCCGCTTTCGGCGCAGCGGATGCGCGGCAGCTGGACGGCGTCGGCGGCGGAACGTCCACCACGTCCAAGGCTGCAGTCATCTGGGCAACCCCGGGTGCCGAGGCAGACCTCGACTACCTTTTCGCCCAGGTGGGAATCGGTGACCCCACCGTTGAGCTCGGTTCCAACTGCGGCAACTGCGCCACCGCCATTGCCCTGTTCGCTGTCCAGACGGGCATCGTTCCCGCCCGGGACGGCATGACCAAGGTCCGCATGCGCCACGTCACCTCCGGCGCGGTGCTCAGCGGAGCGGTTCCCACTCCCGGCGGCCACATTCCCAAGTCTGGCCTGGCCCGGGTTCCCGGCAGCAGCGCCGCCGGTGTTCCCGTCAGCCTCTCGTTCCACGGCCCCTGGGGCCAGAACACCGGCGCACTGCTGCCTACCGGCAACACGGTGGACCAGCTCCAGGTCAACGGCCGGACCCTGGCCGCAACGATGGTGGACGCCGGCGCCCCTGCCGTGCTCCTCGCAGCCGACCAGGCCGGCGTCGACCTTTCCTCAATGACTGACAACCTGACCGCCCAGCTGCCGGACCTCATCGCGGCACGGGCATCGGCCGGCCTCATCATGGGGCTCCGGAAGCCTGAGGATCCGCCGCAGAACGCCGTCCCGAAAGTCGGGGTTGTGGCGCCTGCCGGCGACTACATCGCCGCGGACGGAACAACCATTACTGCCGGCAGCCACGACGTGCGGGTGCGGATGCTGTCCATGCTCGCACCCCACCCGGCCATCGGCCTGACCTCAGCCGTGGCAGTGGCCCTGGCATCCTCGCTGCAGTCATCGGTCGTAGCCACCGCAGCGGGCCAATCGCCCTCCACCGGCACCGGAACCCCGCGCTTGCTGCGGATCGGGACGCCCGCCGGCGTGATCACCGCCGAAATCATCACCGATGACACCGGCGCCGTCAGCGAAGTGGCCCTCCACCGGGCAGCCCGCCACATCGCCACCGCAGACATCGACGTGGCCCCCGCCGCCGAGCTGTCCGCCTAA
- the dctA gene encoding C4-dicarboxylate transporter DctA produces the protein MKIKSILGHLYVQVLIGVALGVVVGALWPDLGSSLKPIGDGFVKLVKFMIAPIVFCTIVGGITSLRDTKKVGPTLIRSLGLFYALTALALALGLAAVTLFQPGAGMHIDPTHLDSSVAQKYTTQLPSSNPVDFILSIIPTTFVGAFADGEVLPVLVIALLCGFAFSKLGAPGKLALDVVNSFNKLLFIMFGYIMKVAPLGAFGAMAFTVGKYGAHSIGNLGMLILAFYAACIVFVVVGLGILAKVTGFSLWQILRYFKDEFLIVLATSSSEPVLPRLLSKLERIGCDRSVVGLVVPTGYSFNLTGTAIYLTLASMFIAQACDIHLSWGQILLMLGMMLLTSKGAAGVTGSGFVALVATLTVMPTLPVAGVALIVGIDRFMSEARALTSTVCNIVSCVAIAKWQGELDMGKLRSELQAGFVPTEAEKIQLAEPALAH, from the coding sequence ATGAAGATCAAATCCATCCTCGGACACCTGTATGTCCAGGTACTCATCGGAGTCGCCCTCGGCGTCGTTGTCGGCGCACTGTGGCCGGACCTCGGTTCGTCCCTGAAGCCCATCGGCGACGGCTTCGTGAAACTCGTGAAGTTCATGATCGCCCCCATCGTGTTCTGCACCATCGTGGGAGGCATCACCTCCCTGCGGGACACCAAGAAGGTGGGTCCCACCCTGATCCGTTCACTGGGCCTCTTCTACGCACTGACCGCACTCGCCCTGGCCCTGGGCCTGGCCGCGGTGACGCTGTTCCAGCCCGGTGCCGGCATGCACATCGATCCCACGCACCTGGACTCCTCGGTGGCACAGAAGTACACCACGCAGCTGCCCAGCAGCAACCCCGTGGACTTCATCCTGAGCATCATCCCCACCACCTTCGTTGGCGCCTTCGCCGACGGTGAGGTCCTGCCCGTGCTGGTCATTGCCCTGCTGTGCGGCTTCGCTTTCAGCAAGCTCGGCGCACCGGGCAAGCTGGCACTGGACGTGGTCAACAGCTTCAACAAGCTGCTCTTCATCATGTTCGGCTACATCATGAAGGTGGCCCCGCTGGGAGCCTTCGGTGCCATGGCCTTCACCGTGGGCAAGTACGGCGCCCACTCCATCGGCAACCTCGGCATGCTGATCCTTGCCTTCTACGCAGCCTGCATCGTCTTCGTGGTGGTGGGCCTGGGCATCCTGGCGAAGGTGACCGGCTTCAGCCTGTGGCAGATCCTGCGCTACTTCAAGGACGAATTCCTGATCGTCCTGGCCACGTCCTCCAGCGAACCGGTCCTGCCGCGCCTGCTGTCCAAGCTCGAGCGGATCGGCTGCGACCGCAGCGTCGTGGGCCTCGTGGTCCCCACCGGCTACTCCTTCAACCTGACCGGCACGGCCATCTACCTGACCCTGGCCTCCATGTTCATCGCCCAGGCCTGCGACATCCACCTCAGCTGGGGCCAGATCCTGCTGATGCTCGGCATGATGCTGCTGACCTCCAAGGGCGCAGCCGGCGTCACCGGCAGTGGTTTCGTGGCCCTGGTGGCCACGCTGACGGTCATGCCCACCCTGCCGGTGGCCGGTGTGGCCCTCATCGTTGGCATCGACCGCTTCATGAGCGAGGCCCGCGCCCTGACCAGCACGGTCTGCAACATCGTCTCCTGCGTGGCCATCGCCAAGTGGCAGGGTGAGCTGGACATGGGCAAGCTCCGTTCCGAGCTCCAGGCGGGCTTCGTGCCCACCGAGGCGGAAAAGATCCAGCTGGCCGAACCGGCCCTGGCCCACTAA
- a CDS encoding NtaA/DmoA family FMN-dependent monooxygenase (This protein belongs to a clade of FMN-dependent monooxygenases, within a broader family of flavin-dependent oxidoreductases, the luciferase-like monooxygenase (LMM) family, some of whose members use coenzyme F420 rather than FMN.) yields MKQHTRAKSEVFVPSGQIQFGVFFQGVNSGTIWKAPESGSQTDFESFRRIAQTAERGLFAAFFLGEGLRLREHLGRPHALDVVGRPDAQTMLAALASVTKNIGLVATQNTTYNDPADLAHRLASLDLVSGGRAAWNIVTTDNAWTGANFRRGGYLDHADRYKHAEAFVETAKRIWDSWETPDGPARRVLHEGRRYTVDVTPRLPRSAQYRPVLFQAGDSPEGRNFAARQADVIFSAHPKFEDAVAFRKDLVERSLAAGRGANAVQIMPASEFILAPTAAEAAEKKEWVRSLQIGPQQAIAYLEQFWGRELSAYDPDGPLPEIDPVVEETSETRGSGFHGAKARQLADQWRAEAKDKGLSIRQFVTSKTARIDSTFTGSYTAVADQLAEYARVGAVDGLNISPWLVPSGLDDIVNHLVPELQERGVYPTEYRGATLREHLGLETPVRSADEAVAAVRA; encoded by the coding sequence ATGAAACAGCACACCCGTGCTAAATCCGAGGTATTCGTTCCGAGCGGCCAGATCCAGTTCGGCGTCTTCTTCCAGGGCGTCAACTCCGGCACCATCTGGAAGGCCCCGGAATCAGGCTCGCAGACGGACTTCGAGTCCTTCCGCCGCATCGCCCAGACCGCCGAGCGCGGGCTCTTCGCCGCGTTCTTCCTGGGTGAGGGGCTGCGCCTGCGGGAACACCTGGGACGCCCGCACGCGCTGGACGTGGTGGGCCGCCCGGATGCGCAGACCATGCTGGCCGCCCTGGCGTCCGTCACAAAGAACATTGGCCTGGTTGCCACGCAGAACACCACGTACAACGATCCTGCGGACCTGGCCCACCGGCTGGCATCGCTGGACCTGGTCTCCGGCGGCCGCGCGGCGTGGAACATCGTGACCACGGACAACGCCTGGACCGGGGCGAACTTCCGCCGCGGAGGCTACCTGGACCACGCGGACCGGTACAAGCATGCCGAGGCGTTCGTGGAGACGGCCAAGCGGATCTGGGATTCGTGGGAAACGCCGGACGGTCCCGCCCGCCGGGTGCTCCATGAGGGCCGGCGCTACACGGTGGATGTGACGCCGCGGCTGCCGCGCAGTGCGCAGTACCGGCCGGTGCTGTTCCAGGCCGGAGACTCGCCCGAAGGCCGGAACTTCGCTGCCCGGCAGGCGGACGTGATCTTCTCCGCCCACCCCAAGTTCGAGGACGCCGTGGCGTTCCGCAAGGACCTGGTGGAGCGGTCCCTGGCCGCCGGGCGCGGGGCCAATGCCGTCCAGATCATGCCGGCCAGTGAGTTCATCCTGGCGCCGACCGCTGCCGAGGCGGCGGAGAAGAAGGAGTGGGTGCGGAGCCTGCAGATCGGCCCGCAGCAGGCCATCGCCTACCTGGAGCAGTTCTGGGGCCGCGAGCTCTCGGCCTACGATCCGGACGGCCCGCTGCCGGAGATCGATCCGGTGGTGGAGGAAACGTCCGAGACCCGCGGCAGCGGTTTCCACGGTGCCAAGGCCCGGCAGCTGGCGGACCAGTGGCGGGCCGAGGCCAAGGACAAGGGGCTGTCCATCCGGCAGTTCGTCACCTCGAAGACCGCGCGGATCGATTCCACCTTCACCGGCTCCTACACGGCGGTGGCGGACCAGCTGGCCGAGTACGCGCGGGTGGGTGCGGTGGACGGGCTCAACATTTCGCCGTGGCTGGTCCCCAGCGGGCTGGATGACATCGTGAACCACCTGGTGCCGGAGCTCCAGGAACGCGGTGTATACCCCACGGAGTACCGGGGCGCCACGCTCCGCGAGCACCTGGGGCTGGAGACGCCGGTGCGTTCCGCTGACGAGGCTGTTGCGGCGGTCCGCGCCTGA
- a CDS encoding LLM class flavin-dependent oxidoreductase produces MSTFENPGFLAIELDGAGWDGADLTRAVLAAESAGFHAATFTDAPAPGRANALQRAAFAGPVTRSIALVPEVDTVYTEPFHISTQLASLDYVSGGRAGWIVTAAGSPEAAAAVGRSSVTGAALGQEAAASIEVSRRLWDSWEDDAVIRDVATGRYIDVDKLHYADFQTPAGFPGAGYSVKGPSIIPRPLQGQLPVLAPASLIGGIPVDALDAVLVSAPTPELLAAEVRDVRARVGAGVAVVAELDVVLDARGQAAAARGASFDGGRAAFAGSAPGLTDFLADLLKEADGVRLHPASLFVDLEELGRWVLPELRRRGALRPVVQDGTFRDLLGLDRPASRYATAAAAPAGAGK; encoded by the coding sequence GTGAGTACCTTTGAAAACCCGGGCTTCCTGGCCATTGAGCTCGACGGCGCCGGCTGGGACGGTGCGGACCTCACCCGGGCCGTGCTGGCAGCCGAGTCCGCGGGCTTCCACGCCGCCACGTTCACCGATGCACCTGCTCCGGGCCGGGCCAACGCGCTCCAGCGGGCGGCCTTCGCGGGGCCGGTGACGCGCAGCATTGCGCTGGTCCCGGAGGTGGACACGGTGTACACGGAGCCGTTCCACATCTCCACCCAGCTGGCCAGCCTGGACTACGTGTCCGGCGGCCGGGCGGGGTGGATCGTGACGGCGGCCGGGTCGCCGGAGGCTGCCGCCGCCGTCGGACGTTCTTCCGTCACTGGGGCCGCGCTGGGCCAGGAAGCCGCGGCGTCCATCGAGGTATCCCGCCGGCTCTGGGATTCCTGGGAGGACGACGCCGTGATCCGCGATGTTGCCACCGGCCGGTACATCGACGTGGACAAGCTGCATTATGCGGACTTCCAAACGCCTGCCGGCTTTCCCGGCGCCGGCTACTCCGTCAAGGGGCCATCCATCATCCCGCGGCCGCTCCAGGGGCAACTGCCCGTGCTGGCCCCGGCTTCCCTGATTGGCGGGATTCCGGTGGACGCCCTGGACGCCGTGCTGGTGTCCGCCCCGACGCCGGAACTGCTCGCGGCCGAGGTCCGTGATGTGCGGGCCAGGGTGGGAGCCGGCGTTGCGGTGGTTGCCGAGCTCGACGTCGTACTGGACGCCCGGGGGCAGGCCGCGGCTGCGCGGGGTGCATCGTTCGACGGAGGCCGGGCGGCTTTCGCAGGTTCCGCACCCGGTCTTACCGACTTCCTGGCCGACCTTTTAAAGGAGGCCGACGGCGTGCGGCTGCACCCGGCGTCGCTCTTTGTTGACCTGGAGGAACTGGGCCGCTGGGTATTGCCGGAACTGCGCCGCCGTGGGGCACTCCGCCCGGTGGTGCAGGACGGCACCTTCCGCGACCTGCTGGGCCTGGACCGCCCGGCCAGCCGCTACGCAACCGCCGCCGCTGCGCCTGCCGGTGCCGGAAAGTAA
- a CDS encoding DUF1684 domain-containing protein yields the protein MNAEHTDTALEAFDADWQEWHADHERQRAHPHGFLAVTHLHWLGSEPARLDGAPGTWSVEADVVRVVLEPGDSLQQDGRELNTAAGTSLEFGPIEERGGINLVSGDTVIELAKRGGEYIVRPRNPSHPLLRDYQGTPAYSPDAAYAVRGTFVPFEAPRPTTVGAAVEGIQHVYQAPGEIRFKLAGQELALTAFNGHAPGSLSVLFTDQTSGKTTYAANRSLSVVPAADGSVLLDFNRAVNLPCAYTDLATCPLPPAENRLPVAIEAGEKIPYERQDQQ from the coding sequence ATGAACGCAGAACACACTGACACCGCCCTTGAGGCCTTCGACGCCGACTGGCAGGAATGGCACGCGGACCACGAGCGGCAGCGGGCCCATCCCCACGGGTTCCTGGCGGTGACGCACCTGCACTGGCTGGGCAGCGAACCCGCGCGGCTGGACGGCGCCCCGGGCACCTGGAGCGTGGAAGCCGACGTCGTCCGCGTGGTTTTGGAGCCGGGCGACAGCCTGCAGCAGGACGGCAGGGAGTTGAACACCGCCGCCGGAACCTCGCTGGAGTTTGGCCCCATCGAGGAGCGCGGCGGCATCAACCTGGTCTCCGGTGACACGGTGATTGAGCTGGCCAAGCGCGGCGGCGAATACATCGTCCGGCCGCGGAACCCTTCCCACCCGCTGCTGCGGGACTACCAGGGCACGCCCGCCTACTCGCCCGATGCGGCCTACGCGGTGCGGGGGACGTTCGTTCCGTTCGAGGCGCCGCGGCCCACCACGGTGGGCGCCGCCGTCGAAGGCATCCAGCACGTGTACCAGGCCCCGGGCGAGATCCGCTTCAAACTGGCCGGGCAGGAATTGGCGCTGACCGCGTTCAACGGCCATGCCCCGGGCTCGCTGTCGGTGCTGTTCACGGACCAGACCTCCGGCAAGACCACGTACGCGGCCAACCGCTCGCTCTCCGTGGTGCCGGCAGCGGACGGGTCCGTCCTGCTGGACTTCAACAGGGCCGTGAACCTGCCGTGCGCCTACACGGACCTGGCCACCTGCCCGCTCCCGCCGGCGGAAAACCGGCTGCCCGTGGCCATCGAGGCCGGCGAAAAGATTCCCTACGAACGTCAGGACCAGCAGTGA